One Amorphoplanes digitatis genomic window carries:
- a CDS encoding bifunctional folylpolyglutamate synthase/dihydrofolate synthase — MSSYQEVIAALDGRGFTRMAFDLQKIRDLMDVLGSPQRAYPSIHLTGTNGKTSTARMIDGLLRAHGLHTGRYTSPHLETVRERISLDGEPVTEERLTRVYDEIAPLADLVDKQAAEPLTYFDMTTAMAYAAFADAPVDIAVVEVGLGGEEDATNVLEAGVCVITPIGLDHTEWLGDAIEDIAWAKAGIIHQGATVITALQTEEAMRPLLERSAQVGATVAREGSEFGVIRRDQAVGGQVLTLQGLGGVYDEVFLPLFGAHQAQNAAVALAAVEAFLGAGPDKQLDPDLVREGFGGVDSPGRLERVRSAPTILLDSAHNPHGMAATVRALEEEFAFRHLVAIVAVLGDKDVAGLLELLEPVTAQLVVTQNSSPRALPVEELAELAIEIFGEDRVTVTQSMPDAIEEAVVLAEENTDGEHSGVAVLITGSVVTVADARKLLKK; from the coding sequence ATGAGCAGCTACCAAGAGGTGATCGCCGCGCTCGACGGGCGCGGCTTCACCCGCATGGCCTTCGACCTCCAGAAGATCCGGGATCTGATGGACGTGCTCGGCTCTCCGCAGCGGGCGTACCCGTCGATCCATCTCACCGGGACCAACGGCAAGACCTCGACCGCTCGGATGATCGACGGCCTGCTCCGCGCGCACGGCCTGCACACCGGGCGCTACACCAGCCCGCACCTGGAGACCGTCCGGGAGCGGATCAGCCTGGACGGGGAGCCGGTGACCGAGGAGCGGCTCACCCGGGTCTACGACGAGATCGCGCCGCTCGCCGACCTCGTCGACAAGCAGGCCGCCGAGCCGCTCACCTACTTCGACATGACCACGGCGATGGCATACGCGGCGTTCGCCGACGCGCCCGTCGACATCGCGGTGGTCGAGGTCGGTCTCGGCGGCGAGGAGGACGCGACGAACGTCCTCGAGGCCGGCGTCTGCGTCATCACCCCGATCGGGCTCGACCACACCGAGTGGCTCGGCGACGCGATCGAGGACATCGCCTGGGCCAAGGCCGGCATCATCCACCAGGGCGCCACCGTGATCACCGCGCTCCAGACGGAAGAGGCCATGCGGCCGCTGCTGGAGCGTTCCGCCCAGGTGGGCGCGACCGTGGCCCGCGAGGGCAGCGAGTTCGGCGTCATCCGGCGTGACCAGGCGGTCGGCGGGCAGGTGCTCACCCTCCAGGGCCTCGGCGGCGTGTACGACGAGGTGTTCCTGCCGCTCTTCGGCGCGCACCAGGCGCAGAACGCGGCCGTGGCGCTCGCCGCCGTCGAGGCGTTCCTCGGCGCGGGACCCGACAAGCAGCTCGATCCGGACCTGGTCCGCGAGGGCTTCGGCGGCGTCGACTCGCCGGGCCGGCTCGAGCGGGTCCGCAGCGCGCCGACGATCCTGCTCGACAGCGCGCACAACCCGCACGGGATGGCCGCCACCGTGCGCGCCCTCGAGGAGGAGTTCGCGTTCCGCCACCTGGTCGCCATCGTCGCGGTGCTCGGCGACAAGGACGTGGCCGGCCTGCTCGAGCTGCTCGAGCCGGTCACGGCCCAGCTCGTGGTGACGCAGAACAGCTCACCGCGCGCGCTGCCGGTCGAAGAGCTGGCGGAGCTGGCGATCGAGATCTTCGGCGAGGACCGGGTGACCGTCACGCAGTCGATGCCGGACGCGATCGAGGAAGCGGTCGTCCTGGCCGAGGAGAACACGGACGGCGAACACAGCGGCGTCGCCGTGCT